TCGCGTCCGTGGTCGAGAACGGTCTCGGCCCGGCCGCCGCTCTGTGGGCGGTGCGCTCGGGCGCGGCGCCCGATGTCCCGGCCGTGCTGTCCGCCGCCGGTGTGCCGGACCCCGAGGGCACGGACGGCACGGAGACCCGGACCGCCGCCGAGACCACCGCGGAGACCGTGGCCGATGCCGTCGCCCGGCTCGACGGGCTGGGGCGGTCGGGGGACGCCCGGCTCGCGGGGGTGCTCGCCGCCGCACTGCACGGCGCGCACCGCGGGCTCCTCGCGCCCCGGCTCGCGGGGGCGCTCGGGCTGCCGCTCGCGCGCCGGGTGGCCGATCTCGTCGGGCTCCAGGGGCGGCTGCACCGGCCGTTCCCCGAGGAGGAGCGCCGGGCCGGGCTGGCGGGGATGACGGCCGCCGCCGACCTCGGGGTGCTGCACGCGGTGGCCGGGGCGGTCGCGGGCGCCCGCGCCGACGCGGAGGCGGCCGGGGCGCGCGAGTGCGTGGAGTGGTCCGCGCTGTGCGCCGAGGAGGCGGGGCTGCTCGACGCGGAGCCGTACGGCCCGCTGCGTTCGGGGCTGCGGGAGGCGCTGGCCGGGCTCGGCACGGAGGCCGCGGACCGGTGCTGGGCGCAGGCGCGCCGGGCCTGGGCCGAGGGCCGGGTCGGCGGGGTCGAGGAGGCGGTGGCGGCGACCTGGCGGTGGCGCGGCGGGGAGTTCCCGCGGCTGATCCAGCTGGTCGGGCCCTCGGGCAGCGGGAAGAGCACCTTCGGCCGGGCACTGGCCGGGGTGGACGCGTACGTCTCGCTGGACGACCTGCGCTCCGCGCGCGGCGCGCGTGCGGACCAGCGGGCCAACGGCGAGGTGCTGCGGGAGGGGCTGGACCGGCTCGACGCGGCGCTCGCGGCCGGGGGCACGGTGGTGTGGGACGCCACCTCGCTGGTGGCCCCGCAGCGCGCCCTGGTCGGGGCGGTCGCCCAGCGGCGTGACGCGCTGGTGACGCAGGCCGTCGTACTGGCCGACGAGGACACGCTGCGGCGGCGCAACGGCACCCGCGCGCACCCGGTGCCGGACGCCGTGCTGGACTCCCAGCTGCGCCGGTACAGTCCGCCGTATCCCGGTCAGGCGC
This is a stretch of genomic DNA from Streptomyces sp. NBC_00536. It encodes these proteins:
- a CDS encoding RNA ligase family protein, whose product is MRTHYPRTPHVPWSPGATPDDIRAGDLSGLPGLAGREVVVTEKLDGENTTLYADGLHARSLDSAHHPSRAWVKALQGRIGPGIPAGWRICGENLYARHSLAYDALDSWFYGFSVWDGEHCLDWDRTVRFLTGLGVPVPRVLWRGVLDAKAERALRRLKLDTNRHEGYVVRSVAGFDRAAFARHVAKWVRGGHVQTGTHWMFASVVENGLGPAAALWAVRSGAAPDVPAVLSAAGVPDPEGTDGTETRTAAETTAETVADAVARLDGLGRSGDARLAGVLAAALHGAHRGLLAPRLAGALGLPLARRVADLVGLQGRLHRPFPEEERRAGLAGMTAAADLGVLHAVAGAVAGARADAEAAGARECVEWSALCAEEAGLLDAEPYGPLRSGLREALAGLGTEAADRCWAQARRAWAEGRVGGVEEAVAATWRWRGGEFPRLIQLVGPSGSGKSTFGRALAGVDAYVSLDDLRSARGARADQRANGEVLREGLDRLDAALAAGGTVVWDATSLVAPQRALVGAVAQRRDALVTQAVVLADEDTLRRRNGTRAHPVPDAVLDSQLRRYSPPYPGQAHRTWYIGAGGTVEDTAGGLRCDATGHGHQGGHEGGTA